The following are encoded together in the Glycine soja cultivar W05 chromosome 5, ASM419377v2, whole genome shotgun sequence genome:
- the LOC114411897 gene encoding uncharacterized protein LOC114411897 isoform X2, with product MGHKKRNPAPRSKQSLAAATANGGATSPDADTACNVSDHNPRKIELATLQSEGSDYSTIKLECERALTTLRRGNHTKAMKQLKEICAREEGSPHAAFVNRVHSLMCFKTATVITDPSSKQRHLRNALESARRAVELMPNSVEYAHFRATVMLEAASEGKDYEEVVHECERGLAIENPSDPAKETLQDESEQKASSLEERIAHVQNELRQLIQKSNIASLSSWMKNLSNGEERFRLIPIRRTPEDPMEVRLVQTRRPNEIKKVTKTPEERRKEIEVRVAAARLIQKNSESPQSANEGDRDDRQLDSSAGSGQRIGDRRRHGNVRKSGFSAERMKWVHSYWNSVSMDMKKDFLRVKIYDLKSHYGSSKDTLPNDILSEALFYAGANKTWKFWPCCNCEEKHSNPDSHRHHVVQEHMGSLSPQMQRLLPHNVDSEWIEMILNCSWKPLDILAAVRMLYNKAKFKSSSLPEDLYLDHHALDYNDCFKDASSSYIEKESSGDSLPNCSVECNNHYKIIENDVREGVEDQLSMANPIIDCWPVSDDPERAKLLGKIHAIFETLIKHKCLAASHLNKVIQFTMGEIQGLAAGSQLLNHGVDQTPMCMCFLGATQLKTIFQFLQEISHACGLARNADKGGSPTNDLLNISQGPEIKDKIVLDGDASCLLLDECLLQTQVTAGTVQGTVLDDVTTPSSPDGISCYNDALLSWIFSCSPIGDQLTSWLRTREDKLNKGKEIVQLLEKEFYHLQGLCEKKGERVSYEEALQTVEDLCLEEGKKRETVGEFVQRSYESVLRKRREELIESENDMMYVSNRFELDAISNVLQEAEARNVNQFGYEETYAGVTSQLCDLESGEEDEWRMKDYLHQMDGCIENAIQKLKEHLSIELSKIDARIIRSVTEMQQLEFKLGPISANDYRAILVPLVKSYLRALLDDLAEKDAREKSDAVSEALLAEIALDSKKAVKGGSESTRHVEKTKDKKKNKDHRKARDLKVASGHAQFSLGSTTPDSNLVAPESDFPDNEVVAMNDDDLEQLEEEFRRKIELEEEEKKLEETLEFQRRIENEAKQKHLAEQQKKSSGLYLEGVVDKLQDSETKVDADPPDAHEHVGVLVQDQLVKENGSRSNLDGVLTPTANGSLDNYSHQSKVKQCLPNGVVPENGLDRRAGKKHKRKNSSRQVDGKFEPVSSGQENIEDTHTDYHLREQFKLNSNQDVNNVWQNNGSKVMGELQVEDAEEERFQADLKMAVRQSLDTYQARGNLHSVSSLRMPQRASSQEDSVDCLPVEDSTDNVNGATLLGTGLKNEVGEYNCFLNVIIQSLWHLRRFRVEFLGRSRSEHDHVGNPCVVCALYEIFTALDTASKDSRREAVAPTSLRIALSNLYPHSNFFQEAQMNDASEVLSVIFDCLHRSFICGSSVSDAESAESNCMGSWDCANGSCIAHSLFGMNIFEQMNCYHCGLESRHMKYTSFFHNINASALRTMKDTFAESSFDKLLNLVEMNHQLACDLEAGGCGKLNHIHHFLSTPPHVFMTVLGWQNTSESADDITETLAALSTKIDTSVLYCGLDPKCVHNLVSVVCYYGQHYHCFAYSHDHEQWIMYDDKTVKVIGGWADVLTMCERGHLQPQVLFFEAVN from the exons ATGGGGCACAAAAAGCGAAACCCTGCGCCGCGCTCGAAACAATCCCTCGCGGCCGCCACCGCCAACGGTGGTGCCACCTCGCCGGACGCCGACACCGCCTGCAATGTTTCCGATCACAACCCTAGGAAGATCGAATTGGCCACGCTCCAATCCGAGGGTTCCGATTACTCCACAATCAAGCTCGAATGCGAGCGCGCACTCACCACGCTCCGCCGCGGGAACCACACCAAGGCAATGAAGCAGTTGAAGGAGATTTGCGCCAGAGAGGAGGGCTCGCCTCACGCCGCGTTCGTCAACCGAGTCCACAGCCTAATGTGCTTCAAGACGGCGACGGTCATCACCGACCCGAGCTCAAAGCAGCGGCATTTGAGGAACGCGCTCGAGTCGGCTCGGCGCGCGGTGGAGCTCATGCCGAATTCCGTCGAGTACGCGCATTTCCGCGCCACGGTGATGTTGGAGGCTGCGAGTGAAGGGAAGGATTATGAGGAGGTGGTGCACGAGTGTGAGAGGGGGCTCGCCATTGAGAACCCTAGTGATCCTGCGAAGGAGACATTGCAGGATGAGAGCGAGCAGAAAGCTTCTTCTCTTGAGGAACGGATTGCGCACGTGCAGAATGAATTGAGGCAGCTTATTCAGAAGTCGAATATAGCATCGTTGTCGTCTTGGATGAAGAATTTGAGCAATGGGGAGGAGAGGTTTCGGTTGATTCCGATAAGGAGGACCCCGGAGGATCCTATGGAGGTGAGGCTGGTTCAAACAAGGAGGCCTAATGAGATCAAGAAGGTGACCAAGACACCTGAGGAGAGAAGAAAGGAAATTGAAGTCCGAGTGGCTGCTGCTAGGCTGATTCAGAAAAATTCAGAGTCGCCACAATCGGCGAATGAGGGAGATAGGGATGATAGGCAGTTGGATTCATCTGCAGGATCTGGTCAGAGGATTGGCGATAGGAGGAGGCATGGAAACGTTAGGAAGAGTGGCTTTTCAGCTGAGAGGATGAAGTGGGTGCACTCATATTGGAATTCGGTTAGTATGGATATGAAGAAGGACTTTCTTagggttaaaatttatgatcttAAGTCGCACTATGGGTCTTCAAAGGATACTTTGCCAAATGATATCTTGTCAGAAGCTTTGTTTTATGCTGGGGCCAATAAAACATGGAAATTCTGGCCTTGCTGCAACTGTGAAGAGAAACATTCCAACCCGGATTCTCACAGGCATCATGTTGTGCAGGAACACATGGGGAGTCTTTCGCCACAAATGCAGAGACTTCTGCCCCACAATGTTGATAGTGAATGGATTGAGATGATTCTTAATTGTTCTTGGAAGCCTCTGGATATCCTAGCTGCAGTTAGAATGCTTTATAATAAAGCAAAGTTCAAAAGTTCTTCACTTCCTGAGGATTTGTACTTGGATCATCATGCTCTGGACTATAATGATTGTTTTAAAGATGCAAGCAGCTCTTACATTGAGAAGGAAAGTTCGGGGGACAGTCTTCCTAATTGTTCAGTAGAATGCAACAAccattataaaattatagaaaatgaTGTAAGAGAAGGTGTTGAAGACCAACTTTCTATGGCTAATCCCATTATTGACTGTTGGCCGGTATCTGATGACCCTGAGCGTGCAAAACTCCTGGGGAAAATTCATGCCATTTTTGAGACTCTTATTAAGCACAAATGTCTTGCCGCTAGTCATCTTAACAAGGTCATACAGTTCACTATGGGTGAGATACAGGGTCTTGCTGCTGGTTCTCAACTTCTGAATCATGGTGTGGACCAAACACCAATGTGCATGTGCTTTCTAGGAGCTACACAGCTTAAGACAATTTTCCAATTTCTGCAGGAAATATCTCATGCTTGTGGGTTGGCCAGAAATGCTGATAAAGGTGGTAGTCCCACAAATGATTTGCTCAATATCAGTCAAGGTCCTGAGATTAAAGACAAGATTGTACTTGATGGAGATGCATCATGCCTCCTACTGGATGAGTGTTTATTGCAAACACAAGTCACTGCTGGTACAGTTCAGGGGACTGTCTTGGATGATGTGACCACCCCAAGCTCTCCTGATGGAATTTCATGCTATAACGATGCTTTGCTATCCTGGATATTTTCATGTTCACCTATCGGGGATCAGTTGACATCATGGCTACGGACCAGAGAAGATAAACTAAATAAAGGAAAGGAAATTGTACAGTTGCTTGAGAAGGAGTTTTATCATCTACAGGGCCTATGTGAGAAGAAGGGTGAGCGTGTAAGTTATGAGGAAGCTCTGCAAACAGTGGAGGATCTTTGTCTTGAAGAAGGTAAGAAGAGGGAAACTGTTGGTGAGTTTGTCCAGCGAAGCTATGAATCTGTCTTAAGAAAGCGAAGAGAAGAGCTCATTGAGAGTGAGAATGACATGATGTATGTCAGCAATAGGTTTGAGTTGGATGCTATATCAAATGTTTTGCAAGAAGCAGAAGCAAGAAATGTTAATCAATTTGGCTATGAAGAAACTTATGCTGGTGTGACTTCTCAGTTATGTGACTTGGAATCTGgtgaagaagatgaatggagaatgaaggattaCTTGCATCAAATGGATGGTTGTATAGAAAATGCTATTCAGAAACTGAAAGAGCATTTATCCATAGAG CTTAGCAAAATTGATGCCCGAATAATTAGAAGTGTTACAGAGATGCAGCAACTGGAATTCAAGCTTGGGCCTATTTCTGCTAATGACTATCGAGCAATATTAGTGCCTCTAGTGAAGTCGTACCTTAGG gcTCTTTTGGATGATTTGGCTGAGAAGGATGCAAGAGAGAAGTCTGATGCTGTAAGTGAAGCACTTTTGGCTGAAATTGCTCTTGATTCCAAGAAGGCTGTTAAGGGGGGAAGTGAGAGCACAAGGCATGTcgagaaaacaaaagataagaagaagaataaagatCACAGAAAAGCAAGAGATTTGAAG GTCGCTAGTGGTCATGCACAGTTCTCACTTGGATCAACAACTCCTGA TTCCAATCTAGTTGCACCTGAAAGTGACTTCCCAGATAATGAGGTTGTTGCTATGAACGATGATGACTTGGAACAACTTGAAGAGGAATTTAGGCGTAAGATTGAGTTAGAAGAGGAGGAAAAAAAGCTTGAAGAAACTTTGGAATTTCAGCGAAGGATAGAAAATGAAGCCAAACAGAAGCACCTTGCagagcaacaaaaaaaatcatctggGTTATACTTGGAAGGAGTGGTAGACAAACTTCAAGATTCTGAAACAAAGGTGGATGCTGATCCACCAGATGCTCATGAACATGTTGGAGTACTTGTGCAG GACCAGCTGGTAAAGGAGAATGGATCCCGAAGCAATTTGGATGGTGTGCTTACACCCACAGCAAATGGTTCCCTTGATAATTATTCGCATCAGTCAAAAGTTAAACAAT GTTTGCCTAATGGAGTTGTTCCAGAGAATGGTCTAGATCGCCGTGcaggaaaaaaacataaacgGAAAAATTCTTCCAGACAAGTTGATGGAAAGTTTGAACCTGTTTCATCAGGACAAGAGAATATTGAAGATACACATACTGATTATCACCTGAGAGAGCAATTCAAACTTAATAGCAATCAAGATGTTAATAATG TGTGGCAAAACAATGGATCAAAGGTGATGGGAGAGTTGCAAGTAGAAGATGCAGAGGAGGAAAGATTTCAAGCTGATCTTAAAATGGCTGTACGCCAAAGCCTgg ACACGTATCAAGCTCGTGGAAATTTGCATTCAGTTTCCAGTTTAAGAATGCCACAGAGAGCTTCTTCACAGGAAGATAGTGTGGATTGTCTGCCTGTGGAAGACTCAACTGATAATGTGAATGGGGCTACATTGCTTGGTACTGGACTGAAGAATGAAGTGGGtgaatataattgttttctcaATGTTATTATACAG TCACTATGGCATTTAAGACGCTTTCGGGTGGAATTTCTTGGCAGATCAAGATCAGAGCATGATCATGTGGGTAATCCTTGTGTTGTCTGTGCATTGTATGAAATCTTTACTGCACTGGACACTGCATCAAAGGATTCAAGGAGAGAAGCAGTTGCACCTACATCCCTCCGGATAGCTCTAAGCAATCTGTATCCTCACAGTAATTTCTTCCAGGAG GCTCAGATGAACGATGCTTCTGAGGTACTGTCAGTGATATTTGACTGCCTCCATCGGTCATTTATTTGTGGTTCAAGTGTTTCTGATGCAGAATCAGCTGAAAGCAACTGCATGGGATCTTGGGATTGTGCAAATGGTAGTTGTATAGCACATTCACTTTTTGGAATGAACATTTTCGAACAAATGAACTGCTATCACTGTGGTCTTGAATCCAGACATATGAAATATACTTCCTTCTTTCACAATATAAATGCCAGTGCCCTCCGGACAATGAAG GATACGTTTGCTGAAAGTTCCTTCGATAAGCTTTTGAATCTTGTGGAGATGAATCATCAGTTGGCTTGTGATCTAGAAGCTGGTGGCTGTGGCAAGCTCAACCACATCCATCACTTTCTCTCAACTCCACCCCATGTTTTTATGACAG TTCTAGGTTGGCAAAATACAAGTGAGAGTGCCGATGATATAACAGAGACTCTGGCTGCCCTAAGCACCAAGATAGATACCAGTGTCCTTTATTGTGGTTTAGATCCTAAATGCGTCCATAACTTGGTGTCAGTG GTTTGCTACTATGGCCAGCATTATCATTGCTTTGCTTATAGCCATGACCATGAACAGTGGATTATGTATGATGACAAGACTGTCAAG GTAATTGGTGGATGGGCGGATGTTCTTACAATGTGTGAAAGAGGGCATCTACAACCTCAGGTTCTTTTCTTTGAAGCTGTAAACTAA
- the LOC114411897 gene encoding uncharacterized protein LOC114411897 isoform X1 has protein sequence MGHKKRNPAPRSKQSLAAATANGGATSPDADTACNVSDHNPRKIELATLQSEGSDYSTIKLECERALTTLRRGNHTKAMKQLKEICAREEGSPHAAFVNRVHSLMCFKTATVITDPSSKQRHLRNALESARRAVELMPNSVEYAHFRATVMLEAASEGKDYEEVVHECERGLAIENPSDPAKETLQDESEQKASSLEERIAHVQNELRQLIQKSNIASLSSWMKNLSNGEERFRLIPIRRTPEDPMEVRLVQTRRPNEIKKVTKTPEERRKEIEVRVAAARLIQKNSESPQSANEGDRDDRQLDSSAGSGQRIGDRRRHGNVRKSGFSAERMKWVHSYWNSVSMDMKKDFLRVKIYDLKSHYGSSKDTLPNDILSEALFYAGANKTWKFWPCCNCEEKHSNPDSHRHHVVQEHMGSLSPQMQRLLPHNVDSEWIEMILNCSWKPLDILAAVRMLYNKAKFKSSSLPEDLYLDHHALDYNDCFKDASSSYIEKESSGDSLPNCSVECNNHYKIIENDVREGVEDQLSMANPIIDCWPVSDDPERAKLLGKIHAIFETLIKHKCLAASHLNKVIQFTMGEIQGLAAGSQLLNHGVDQTPMCMCFLGATQLKTIFQFLQEISHACGLARNADKGGSPTNDLLNISQGPEIKDKIVLDGDASCLLLDECLLQTQVTAGTVQGTVLDDVTTPSSPDGISCYNDALLSWIFSCSPIGDQLTSWLRTREDKLNKGKEIVQLLEKEFYHLQGLCEKKGERVSYEEALQTVEDLCLEEGKKRETVGEFVQRSYESVLRKRREELIESENDMMYVSNRFELDAISNVLQEAEARNVNQFGYEETYAGVTSQLCDLESGEEDEWRMKDYLHQMDGCIENAIQKLKEHLSIELSKIDARIIRSVTEMQQLEFKLGPISANDYRAILVPLVKSYLRALLDDLAEKDAREKSDAVSEALLAEIALDSKKAVKGGSESTRHVEKTKDKKKNKDHRKARDLKVASGHAQFSLGSTTPDSNLVAPESDFPDNEVVAMNDDDLEQLEEEFRRKIELEEEEKKLEETLEFQRRIENEAKQKHLAEQQKKSSGLYLEGVVDKLQDSETKVDADPPDAHEHVGVLVQDQLVKENGSRSNLDGVLTPTANGSLDNYSHQSKVKQSGLPNGVVPENGLDRRAGKKHKRKNSSRQVDGKFEPVSSGQENIEDTHTDYHLREQFKLNSNQDVNNVWQNNGSKVMGELQVEDAEEERFQADLKMAVRQSLDTYQARGNLHSVSSLRMPQRASSQEDSVDCLPVEDSTDNVNGATLLGTGLKNEVGEYNCFLNVIIQSLWHLRRFRVEFLGRSRSEHDHVGNPCVVCALYEIFTALDTASKDSRREAVAPTSLRIALSNLYPHSNFFQEAQMNDASEVLSVIFDCLHRSFICGSSVSDAESAESNCMGSWDCANGSCIAHSLFGMNIFEQMNCYHCGLESRHMKYTSFFHNINASALRTMKDTFAESSFDKLLNLVEMNHQLACDLEAGGCGKLNHIHHFLSTPPHVFMTVLGWQNTSESADDITETLAALSTKIDTSVLYCGLDPKCVHNLVSVVCYYGQHYHCFAYSHDHEQWIMYDDKTVKVIGGWADVLTMCERGHLQPQVLFFEAVN, from the exons ATGGGGCACAAAAAGCGAAACCCTGCGCCGCGCTCGAAACAATCCCTCGCGGCCGCCACCGCCAACGGTGGTGCCACCTCGCCGGACGCCGACACCGCCTGCAATGTTTCCGATCACAACCCTAGGAAGATCGAATTGGCCACGCTCCAATCCGAGGGTTCCGATTACTCCACAATCAAGCTCGAATGCGAGCGCGCACTCACCACGCTCCGCCGCGGGAACCACACCAAGGCAATGAAGCAGTTGAAGGAGATTTGCGCCAGAGAGGAGGGCTCGCCTCACGCCGCGTTCGTCAACCGAGTCCACAGCCTAATGTGCTTCAAGACGGCGACGGTCATCACCGACCCGAGCTCAAAGCAGCGGCATTTGAGGAACGCGCTCGAGTCGGCTCGGCGCGCGGTGGAGCTCATGCCGAATTCCGTCGAGTACGCGCATTTCCGCGCCACGGTGATGTTGGAGGCTGCGAGTGAAGGGAAGGATTATGAGGAGGTGGTGCACGAGTGTGAGAGGGGGCTCGCCATTGAGAACCCTAGTGATCCTGCGAAGGAGACATTGCAGGATGAGAGCGAGCAGAAAGCTTCTTCTCTTGAGGAACGGATTGCGCACGTGCAGAATGAATTGAGGCAGCTTATTCAGAAGTCGAATATAGCATCGTTGTCGTCTTGGATGAAGAATTTGAGCAATGGGGAGGAGAGGTTTCGGTTGATTCCGATAAGGAGGACCCCGGAGGATCCTATGGAGGTGAGGCTGGTTCAAACAAGGAGGCCTAATGAGATCAAGAAGGTGACCAAGACACCTGAGGAGAGAAGAAAGGAAATTGAAGTCCGAGTGGCTGCTGCTAGGCTGATTCAGAAAAATTCAGAGTCGCCACAATCGGCGAATGAGGGAGATAGGGATGATAGGCAGTTGGATTCATCTGCAGGATCTGGTCAGAGGATTGGCGATAGGAGGAGGCATGGAAACGTTAGGAAGAGTGGCTTTTCAGCTGAGAGGATGAAGTGGGTGCACTCATATTGGAATTCGGTTAGTATGGATATGAAGAAGGACTTTCTTagggttaaaatttatgatcttAAGTCGCACTATGGGTCTTCAAAGGATACTTTGCCAAATGATATCTTGTCAGAAGCTTTGTTTTATGCTGGGGCCAATAAAACATGGAAATTCTGGCCTTGCTGCAACTGTGAAGAGAAACATTCCAACCCGGATTCTCACAGGCATCATGTTGTGCAGGAACACATGGGGAGTCTTTCGCCACAAATGCAGAGACTTCTGCCCCACAATGTTGATAGTGAATGGATTGAGATGATTCTTAATTGTTCTTGGAAGCCTCTGGATATCCTAGCTGCAGTTAGAATGCTTTATAATAAAGCAAAGTTCAAAAGTTCTTCACTTCCTGAGGATTTGTACTTGGATCATCATGCTCTGGACTATAATGATTGTTTTAAAGATGCAAGCAGCTCTTACATTGAGAAGGAAAGTTCGGGGGACAGTCTTCCTAATTGTTCAGTAGAATGCAACAAccattataaaattatagaaaatgaTGTAAGAGAAGGTGTTGAAGACCAACTTTCTATGGCTAATCCCATTATTGACTGTTGGCCGGTATCTGATGACCCTGAGCGTGCAAAACTCCTGGGGAAAATTCATGCCATTTTTGAGACTCTTATTAAGCACAAATGTCTTGCCGCTAGTCATCTTAACAAGGTCATACAGTTCACTATGGGTGAGATACAGGGTCTTGCTGCTGGTTCTCAACTTCTGAATCATGGTGTGGACCAAACACCAATGTGCATGTGCTTTCTAGGAGCTACACAGCTTAAGACAATTTTCCAATTTCTGCAGGAAATATCTCATGCTTGTGGGTTGGCCAGAAATGCTGATAAAGGTGGTAGTCCCACAAATGATTTGCTCAATATCAGTCAAGGTCCTGAGATTAAAGACAAGATTGTACTTGATGGAGATGCATCATGCCTCCTACTGGATGAGTGTTTATTGCAAACACAAGTCACTGCTGGTACAGTTCAGGGGACTGTCTTGGATGATGTGACCACCCCAAGCTCTCCTGATGGAATTTCATGCTATAACGATGCTTTGCTATCCTGGATATTTTCATGTTCACCTATCGGGGATCAGTTGACATCATGGCTACGGACCAGAGAAGATAAACTAAATAAAGGAAAGGAAATTGTACAGTTGCTTGAGAAGGAGTTTTATCATCTACAGGGCCTATGTGAGAAGAAGGGTGAGCGTGTAAGTTATGAGGAAGCTCTGCAAACAGTGGAGGATCTTTGTCTTGAAGAAGGTAAGAAGAGGGAAACTGTTGGTGAGTTTGTCCAGCGAAGCTATGAATCTGTCTTAAGAAAGCGAAGAGAAGAGCTCATTGAGAGTGAGAATGACATGATGTATGTCAGCAATAGGTTTGAGTTGGATGCTATATCAAATGTTTTGCAAGAAGCAGAAGCAAGAAATGTTAATCAATTTGGCTATGAAGAAACTTATGCTGGTGTGACTTCTCAGTTATGTGACTTGGAATCTGgtgaagaagatgaatggagaatgaaggattaCTTGCATCAAATGGATGGTTGTATAGAAAATGCTATTCAGAAACTGAAAGAGCATTTATCCATAGAG CTTAGCAAAATTGATGCCCGAATAATTAGAAGTGTTACAGAGATGCAGCAACTGGAATTCAAGCTTGGGCCTATTTCTGCTAATGACTATCGAGCAATATTAGTGCCTCTAGTGAAGTCGTACCTTAGG gcTCTTTTGGATGATTTGGCTGAGAAGGATGCAAGAGAGAAGTCTGATGCTGTAAGTGAAGCACTTTTGGCTGAAATTGCTCTTGATTCCAAGAAGGCTGTTAAGGGGGGAAGTGAGAGCACAAGGCATGTcgagaaaacaaaagataagaagaagaataaagatCACAGAAAAGCAAGAGATTTGAAG GTCGCTAGTGGTCATGCACAGTTCTCACTTGGATCAACAACTCCTGA TTCCAATCTAGTTGCACCTGAAAGTGACTTCCCAGATAATGAGGTTGTTGCTATGAACGATGATGACTTGGAACAACTTGAAGAGGAATTTAGGCGTAAGATTGAGTTAGAAGAGGAGGAAAAAAAGCTTGAAGAAACTTTGGAATTTCAGCGAAGGATAGAAAATGAAGCCAAACAGAAGCACCTTGCagagcaacaaaaaaaatcatctggGTTATACTTGGAAGGAGTGGTAGACAAACTTCAAGATTCTGAAACAAAGGTGGATGCTGATCCACCAGATGCTCATGAACATGTTGGAGTACTTGTGCAG GACCAGCTGGTAAAGGAGAATGGATCCCGAAGCAATTTGGATGGTGTGCTTACACCCACAGCAAATGGTTCCCTTGATAATTATTCGCATCAGTCAAAAGTTAAACAAT CAGGTTTGCCTAATGGAGTTGTTCCAGAGAATGGTCTAGATCGCCGTGcaggaaaaaaacataaacgGAAAAATTCTTCCAGACAAGTTGATGGAAAGTTTGAACCTGTTTCATCAGGACAAGAGAATATTGAAGATACACATACTGATTATCACCTGAGAGAGCAATTCAAACTTAATAGCAATCAAGATGTTAATAATG TGTGGCAAAACAATGGATCAAAGGTGATGGGAGAGTTGCAAGTAGAAGATGCAGAGGAGGAAAGATTTCAAGCTGATCTTAAAATGGCTGTACGCCAAAGCCTgg ACACGTATCAAGCTCGTGGAAATTTGCATTCAGTTTCCAGTTTAAGAATGCCACAGAGAGCTTCTTCACAGGAAGATAGTGTGGATTGTCTGCCTGTGGAAGACTCAACTGATAATGTGAATGGGGCTACATTGCTTGGTACTGGACTGAAGAATGAAGTGGGtgaatataattgttttctcaATGTTATTATACAG TCACTATGGCATTTAAGACGCTTTCGGGTGGAATTTCTTGGCAGATCAAGATCAGAGCATGATCATGTGGGTAATCCTTGTGTTGTCTGTGCATTGTATGAAATCTTTACTGCACTGGACACTGCATCAAAGGATTCAAGGAGAGAAGCAGTTGCACCTACATCCCTCCGGATAGCTCTAAGCAATCTGTATCCTCACAGTAATTTCTTCCAGGAG GCTCAGATGAACGATGCTTCTGAGGTACTGTCAGTGATATTTGACTGCCTCCATCGGTCATTTATTTGTGGTTCAAGTGTTTCTGATGCAGAATCAGCTGAAAGCAACTGCATGGGATCTTGGGATTGTGCAAATGGTAGTTGTATAGCACATTCACTTTTTGGAATGAACATTTTCGAACAAATGAACTGCTATCACTGTGGTCTTGAATCCAGACATATGAAATATACTTCCTTCTTTCACAATATAAATGCCAGTGCCCTCCGGACAATGAAG GATACGTTTGCTGAAAGTTCCTTCGATAAGCTTTTGAATCTTGTGGAGATGAATCATCAGTTGGCTTGTGATCTAGAAGCTGGTGGCTGTGGCAAGCTCAACCACATCCATCACTTTCTCTCAACTCCACCCCATGTTTTTATGACAG TTCTAGGTTGGCAAAATACAAGTGAGAGTGCCGATGATATAACAGAGACTCTGGCTGCCCTAAGCACCAAGATAGATACCAGTGTCCTTTATTGTGGTTTAGATCCTAAATGCGTCCATAACTTGGTGTCAGTG GTTTGCTACTATGGCCAGCATTATCATTGCTTTGCTTATAGCCATGACCATGAACAGTGGATTATGTATGATGACAAGACTGTCAAG GTAATTGGTGGATGGGCGGATGTTCTTACAATGTGTGAAAGAGGGCATCTACAACCTCAGGTTCTTTTCTTTGAAGCTGTAAACTAA